The Gadus macrocephalus chromosome 21, ASM3116895v1 genome has a segment encoding these proteins:
- the LOC132449394 gene encoding monocarboxylate transporter 10-like, with the protein MTEEKEEKQEEHGPETGCEEPAEADTESPVGAEEESPLREEKRENGEGRCELQEPPAEGDAEPEFVHPEGGWGWLVMLAAMWCNGSVFGIQNAFGILFLSLLREFGSEDDDDLRFKTAWVGSLSMGMIFFCSPIVSVFTDILGCRITAVGGAAVGFIGLFASSFVT; encoded by the exons ATgaccgaggagaaggaggagaagcaggaggagcacGGGCCGGAGACGGGATGCGAGGAACCCGCAGAAGCCGACACGGAGAGCCCGGTGGGAGCCGAGGAGGAATCGCCGCTGCGGGAGGAGAAGCGGGAGAACGGAGAGGGGAGGTGCGAGCTCCAGGAGCCCCCGGCCGAGGGGGACGCCGAGCCCGAGTTCGTCCACCCGGAGGGCGGATGGGGCTGGCTGGTCATGCTGGCTGCCATGTGGTGCAACGGCTCCGTGTTCGGCATCCAGAACGCCTTCGGGATCCTGTTCCTGTCGCTGCTGCGGGAGTTTGGCTCTGAGGATGACGATGACCTCCGCTTCAAGACAG cCTGGGTGGGCTCCCTCTCCATGGGGATGATCTTCTTCTGCTCGCCCATCGTCAGCGTGTTCACCGACATCCTGGGCTGCCGGATCACGGCTGTGGGCGGGGCCGCCGTGGGCTTCATCGGCCTATTCGCCAGTTCCTTCGTCACGTAA